The window ATCAGCGGCGGGCGGAGAGCAGGGTGAGCAAGTCCTTGAGCCCGGCGCGCACCTGCCGCAGCGAGCTGGGATCGGGCGGCGCCAGGAATGGCAGCGCACTCTGCGACTTCGGCCCCCGCGCATCGCGGGACAGCACTTGCCGTGCCCCGGCGATGGTGAATCCCTGGTCGTAGAGCAGTTGCTTGATGCGCAACACGCTCTCCACATCGCGCCGGCGATACATGCGCTGCCCAGTGCTGGACTTGGTGGGCTTCAACTGGGGGAACTCCGTCTCCCAGAAGCGCAGGACGTAGGCGGGCAGGCGGCACAGGCGCGCCACCTCGCCGATGCGGAAGTAGAGCTTGTCGGGGATGACGACCTCGGCGGCTTTCTTCCGGGCGCGTGACTTGGCGGCAGTAGCCATGGGAAAGTTGACGACGAGGCGTAGCGGGATAGTAGTGCGTGCGGCGGCAAGTGGCAATCAGAAAAAAGTAGTCAGGAGTCGGAAGTCAGCGAGCACCGACTACTGACTCTCGACTCCTGCTCAACAAGAAGGCCGCCTCTCGGCGGCCGGTGGAATTCTCAACAGGCTCCCTATGTAGGCGCGAGGTCGTGCCTCGCGTCAGTGTTTCTTTTTCTTCGATTTTGCTTTCTTCTTCATCGTGGGTCGCATTCCCT of the Terriglobales bacterium genome contains:
- a CDS encoding MerR family transcriptional regulator, which produces MATAAKSRARKKAAEVVIPDKLYFRIGEVARLCRLPAYVLRFWETEFPQLKPTKSSTGQRMYRRRDVESVLRIKQLLYDQGFTIAGARQVLSRDARGPKSQSALPFLAPPDPSSLRQVRAGLKDLLTLLSARR